The Planktothrix sp. FACHB-1365 genome contains the following window.
GAATCAAGCGGGTTAGACTTAGCGAATCTAACTGAACACAAATGACCTGAAAAATTAGATATTACTCAGGATGTCGTGGATTATGTTAATTTAACTCCCGATGAACGCTGGGCATTTGATGGAATTTTATCCTATTTAACGTTCTTAGATTCCATTCAAACCTGCAATATTCCTCACCTCAAAAGTTGTGTAACTGCCCCAGAAATTAGTCTCTGTATGGCAGAACAAACTTCTCAGGAGGCAATGCACAATCAGAGTTAATTGATAGCTCCTTTCGTCAGTAATGGCGATCGATCACTCCTTTAATTGCTGGAAAATCTCACTCGAATATTCTAAAATATTACGATAGAGACAATCAGCAGCTAAGTGACCAAAAATGAAAAAGCTTATTCCCTTTAATTCCGAATATAGTGTCACTCCTGATGGACAAGTTTTCAAAGGAGATAAATTATTGAAACAGCACACGAAAGGCTGCGTTCGTGTGTCCCTTTCAAGAAAACTATATTTGGTTTCAGAAATTGTTGCTGCGACTTATTTACCCAAACCCCAAAATGCCACTAAGTTAGTTTACTTGGATGGTAACAATCTCAATGTTTCTCTTGAAAACTTGATGTGGGTCAGTGACAATTATGAAGAAATTGATTTTGAGTTTGTTGAATTTAAGGGAAAAAGTTTTCGGCATATAAGCCATTTAGAAACCAAACAATATTATATTAGTGAGGCAGGAGAAATCTTAAATTTTGCCACACAGAAAATAATTAATCCTGTTTGTGATTCTATGGGTTATGCTCGATTTACTTATTATTTTCGACAAATGGATCATCTTGAAAAACGAACGATTGCTGTCCATATTCTAGTTTATGCAACTTATCGTGGACAGTATGACGATTCGGTATTTGAGATCAATCATATTGACGGGAACAAGTTAAATAATCATTTATCCAATCTTGAAATAGTTTCTCACCAAGAAAATATAATTCATGCAGTACAGCTAGGACTACAAAGTCGTAAATACCCTGATTCTACAATCAAGTCTATTGCGACAATGTTGCTGAATGACTGTTCATGGACTGAAATCTATAACTTTCTTTGTGAAAAGCACAGTGAATTAAACAAGACAACTGCATTTTCGCTAATTAATAGCGTTGCTCATAATCCGTCTTGTTATCCTGATTTATGTCAAGAAGTTGGATTGGTCAAAAGTTCAACGACTAGCTGAAAGGCGTAGAGCCAAGCGGCTCGAAATGGGGAGCAACCCAATGGGTTGAAGATATAGTCTGATCCATAAGGTGACTTATGGCAGCTTGAATAAAGCGGGTTAGGATTAGCGAACCTAACTGAACACTTTGTATCAATACATGATTGAAACGATTATTCCATCAGATCGAAGAAATTTTGTCTATGATTTCTGGAGAACAGATGAAGTTTTACGCGATCGCTGTGAATTTATTGCCGGAATTTATCAAAAATATATTGATGATTCCACTGCTGAAAACTATTTCATTGCTCTGTTAGCCGATTATATGTTAGAAGGACTTTACTTCTATAATGGGTTAAATTAATGGCCCCCTAGCACCGCGAGATGTTAGTGAAAACTCATCAAATTGCTGGAACTCCCTAAAGCCTTTATACCAAAGCGAAATTAGAAATGATAAGCGCGCCAGGTGCGAGAGCAGAAAAAAGTTAAAGGATTGATTGGAAGCCGCAAGGGATCTAATCTTTACAATGGGTAATCAGCAGCCAAGCTCCGCATAAAAGGAGAAGGTTCAACGAACAGAAGGTGAGTATCTTTAACCAACTTGACCATAAACGGATTGACTTTTATAATGGATTTATCATCTAATTTAATCGTGATCTGTATGGCAAGTTTAACAGGTGTTGTCTATCAGATTAAAAATCTTAAAAACGGCAAGATTTATATCGGTTGCACAACAATTAATTTTGGCAATAGGCTGGCGCAACATATCCGTAGTATAGGGCAAATTAAAACAGACCTATATGATGATATGGAAAAAGACATTAAGGATTTTTCTTTTTGTGTTATTGAAGATAACATCCCATGTCGTGATTTGAGAAAAAGAGAGTCACATTGGATTCATTTTTTTCAATCTACAGTCAATGGCTATAATCAAGTCATTTTTAATGGAAATGAGAAACTAACAGAACACAATATTTGGGAGATTAAAGATTTAATTATTACTACAAATCTTAAATTCCTAGAAATTGCTGATATGTACAGGATCTCACCTGATGCAATCGCTGATATAAATCTTGGTCGCGCATGGCTAGATGAATCTGCCGAGTATCCCTTGAGAAAGCGGACTATTAAAAGGAAAAAACTTTCTGAGAATGATATTTACCAGATTTATGAATTGCTGCGTGATCAGACACTATCTTTTAAACAAATTACTGAAAGATATGGGTGGTCAAGTGAAGCCGTTTTAAGAAAAATTAATAATGGTAAGCTGTCACGCAGTTAATTTTTTTGCCCAAAACCCTTGCTGCAAGGACTCTAGCCTACAAAATATCAAATTTAGATGCGTAGCAGCTTACATACAACATCAGTCCATTACCTAAAGAATGTTATCCGATTAGATCGGTTGATTCTCGGAAAGGACGTAAGGTTAAAGATAATGGTATGTTCTAGCCCCTACCGAAAGGATGGGTAGTAGCGTTATCTACTTCTACAATTTAGCGTCACGGATGTTAATGCCGGGATCTGCTGATATTTTCAAAATGATTAATAGGGACGAATTGAGTCATGTTCGGTTATTCCAAAAATTGATTCCTGAAGCCATGCAAGTGTTTACCCACTCCATTGATCAAATCTATGAAATGTTCAATACTGCCGTTGAACATGAATGTAAATGGACGAATCATATTGTGGGGAATAATATCTTAGGAATCACGGAATCTAGCACCGAACAATACACCAAATATCTAGCAAATATTCGGTTGCGTTCTATCGGTTTAGAACCCCTTTATCCCGATAAAAAATACAGCAAAAGTCCCTATACCCATTTAGAACGCTTCTCAGATACCAAAAAAGAAGCGCATACTAAAGCCAATTTCTTTGAAGCCAGCGTCACCAGTTATGTGATGTCTTCCGGCGTCAGTGGTTGGGACGAAATTTAACCGCTCGTAGAGACGCGCTTATTTATGCCGTAAGACTATTAGCGCGTCTCTACCGTTGAGATAAAATTTATGTAAACATAGAGGAATAGCTTTCTGGCAATGTTTGCACGAACTCTGTATGAATACTATCCCCCCTAAAACCAATACCCTAATTTCCACAGACCAACTCCAAAATTTAATCAATCAGTCAATTAAAACCTTAGAAACTCTGCTTAAAGATCAGAAAGTTTCTCCTTCTGATCGAGCGAATATTGCTTTAAAAATATTAGAAATGGCAGGAGACTCTGCTGTTACTCCTCTTGAATCTTTAAAATTATCTTCTATTTCTAATAATTCTATTGTTTCCCCACTCCCAACAAAAACTATTGAAATCCTTCCAACTTCAACCCCAATTGTTGCAGAGAATAGTTTGACAATTTTGCCAGCTAATTATGTACAAATTGAGAACTTTTTTACCCTAGAAAAAAATAGAGAAGCCTTAAAAATTGCTTTAAAACAATCGAGTAAATTCGTTGATTCTAAAACAACAACTAAAGCTATTAATTATCGTAAATCTTCTATTCTCTATGCAACATTATTTCCTGATTTTTATGAATTTCTCCGTAAAAAATTAATCGCTACACTACCTTCTATTTTAACTCAATTAAATCTTTCACCCTTTACCGTTTCGCAAGTTGAAATGCAATTAACGGCTCATAATGATGGGTGTTTTTATAAAATTCATAATGATTCAGGTAGTTCTGAAACAAATACTCGTATTATTTCTTATGTCTATTATTTTCATAAACAACCCAAAAACTTTTCGGGAGGAAATTTAAGACTGTATGCAACGGAATGGCAAAATGGTTATGCTTTAAATGAACGGGAATTTATTGATATTGAACCCCATAATAATAGTATCGTTTTTTTTGATAGTCGTTGCAAACATGAGGTTATGCCCGTTAGTTGTCCATCCCGACGGTTTGAAGATGGACGCTTTACCCTTAATGGTTGGTTTCGCGCTGGCTAACTTAACAGCTAATTGGTTAATGTCCTAAATCGGTTTATTTTCAATAGACAAGAGGGTAGTGTACAGTTTCTTAAACTGTCCATAACTTGTGAGGGTTTTTGTGGATCACAACTAAAATCTAACTAAACTAACACCCCAAGGAAGTAACAGTTATGAGTAATAAACAAATGTTAGCGCAAAAAGACACACCCGCTTGGATTCTTCAAGTTTGGGTTTCATTTATTCTGGCTGTTTCTACAACTGCGGTTGGGATTGCTTACCTTCCCGTTGATATTTGGGTCAAAGGATTTATGGGAATGGGGTTAACGTTTTCGGTGGGTTCCTCTTTTACTTTAGCAAAAACGATTCGAGATAATCACGAAGCCGAAAAACTGTTATCTAAAGTTGATCAAGCTAAATTAGAGAAATTATTAGCTGAATATAACCCGATAAAATAGTTAATCAGTAGGGTGCGTAAGAGCTTCTCGCACGCACCTAGTAATACCTATTGAATGGATTATATCAAATGAGAAACCAAAAACAATTATATATATTATTAATTGATTCATTTTTTTGACATATAGATTTTAAATAAAGGGTCAAGAAAAAATTTAGAGTGATTTGCTTCTTTCTCTTTTTCTACTAACCCTCGACGTTGTAAAGATTGTATTCCATTGATAATTTCGTCCAAGGATAATTTTAACTCTAATATTATGGGTTCAATCTCTATTCCCTCTGATTGATTTGCCATTTTAATTATAATTTGTTTTTCTACTACGGATAACCGTTGCCAATGGCTTTGAAAAAGAAATTCTAAATCTCCTAAAAATACAGTTTTACTATTTAAAAACTTAGAAACATAACCATTAAAAAGATTGTCTA
Protein-coding sequences here:
- a CDS encoding HNH endonuclease signature motif containing protein, producing MKKLIPFNSEYSVTPDGQVFKGDKLLKQHTKGCVRVSLSRKLYLVSEIVAATYLPKPQNATKLVYLDGNNLNVSLENLMWVSDNYEEIDFEFVEFKGKSFRHISHLETKQYYISEAGEILNFATQKIINPVCDSMGYARFTYYFRQMDHLEKRTIAVHILVYATYRGQYDDSVFEINHIDGNKLNNHLSNLEIVSHQENIIHAVQLGLQSRKYPDSTIKSIATMLLNDCSWTEIYNFLCEKHSELNKTTAFSLINSVAHNPSCYPDLCQEVGLVKSSTTS
- a CDS encoding GIY-YIG nuclease family protein, whose protein sequence is MASLTGVVYQIKNLKNGKIYIGCTTINFGNRLAQHIRSIGQIKTDLYDDMEKDIKDFSFCVIEDNIPCRDLRKRESHWIHFFQSTVNGYNQVIFNGNEKLTEHNIWEIKDLIITTNLKFLEIADMYRISPDAIADINLGRAWLDESAEYPLRKRTIKRKKLSENDIYQIYELLRDQTLSFKQITERYGWSSEAVLRKINNGKLSRS
- a CDS encoding ribonucleotide-diphosphate reductase subunit beta — encoded protein: MGSSVIYFYNLASRMLMPGSADIFKMINRDELSHVRLFQKLIPEAMQVFTHSIDQIYEMFNTAVEHECKWTNHIVGNNILGITESSTEQYTKYLANIRLRSIGLEPLYPDKKYSKSPYTHLERFSDTKKEAHTKANFFEASVTSYVMSSGVSGWDEI
- a CDS encoding 2OG-Fe(II) oxygenase, yielding MNTIPPKTNTLISTDQLQNLINQSIKTLETLLKDQKVSPSDRANIALKILEMAGDSAVTPLESLKLSSISNNSIVSPLPTKTIEILPTSTPIVAENSLTILPANYVQIENFFTLEKNREALKIALKQSSKFVDSKTTTKAINYRKSSILYATLFPDFYEFLRKKLIATLPSILTQLNLSPFTVSQVEMQLTAHNDGCFYKIHNDSGSSETNTRIISYVYYFHKQPKNFSGGNLRLYATEWQNGYALNEREFIDIEPHNNSIVFFDSRCKHEVMPVSCPSRRFEDGRFTLNGWFRAG
- a CDS encoding YiaA/YiaB family inner membrane protein codes for the protein MSNKQMLAQKDTPAWILQVWVSFILAVSTTAVGIAYLPVDIWVKGFMGMGLTFSVGSSFTLAKTIRDNHEAEKLLSKVDQAKLEKLLAEYNPIK